In a single window of the Thiobacter sp. AK1 genome:
- a CDS encoding flagellar basal body L-ring protein FlgH yields the protein MARLIVSFAALLLTACATVPPTNVHQPMTARPAPPPVAAPADGAIYHANAPLTLFEMKRARNVGDILTIQINEKTAATKKGNSAASRQSSNTVTVPTILGLPGKSFQGMELSTSGNHKFEGKGESNSSDTFTGTITVTVIEVLPNGNLLVSGEKQLGINQGTEYIRFSGVVDPTTIGFGNTVSSTQVADARIEYRGNGYVDEAQIMGWLARFFLTFLPF from the coding sequence ATGGCACGCCTAATCGTGTCCTTCGCCGCGCTGCTGCTCACGGCCTGCGCCACCGTGCCGCCCACCAACGTGCATCAACCGATGACGGCACGGCCGGCGCCCCCACCAGTGGCAGCGCCTGCCGACGGTGCCATCTATCACGCCAATGCGCCGCTTACCCTGTTCGAGATGAAGCGTGCGCGCAACGTGGGGGACATCCTCACCATCCAGATCAACGAGAAGACCGCCGCCACCAAGAAGGGCAACAGTGCTGCCTCCCGCCAGAGCAGCAATACCGTGACCGTGCCTACCATCCTCGGACTGCCGGGCAAGTCCTTCCAAGGCATGGAACTGTCCACCTCCGGCAACCACAAGTTCGAAGGCAAGGGTGAAAGCAACAGCAGCGACACCTTCACCGGCACCATTACAGTGACGGTGATCGAAGTGCTACCCAATGGGAATCTGCTGGTGTCCGGCGAGAAGCAGTTGGGCATCAACCAGGGCACGGAATACATTCGCTTCTCCGGCGTGGTGGATCCCACCACCATCGGGTTTGGCAACACGGTATCTTCCACCCAAGTCGCGGACGCCCGCATCGAATACCGGGGCAACGGCTATGTGGACGAGGCTCAGATCATGGGCTGGCTCGCCCGCTTCTTCCTCACTTTCCTGCCCTTCTGA
- the flgG gene encoding flagellar basal-body rod protein FlgG gives MIRSLWIAKTGLDAQQMNIDVVANNLANVSTTGFKRSRAVFEDLLYQTLRQPGAKSSQQSEIPSGLQLGTGVRPIATERIFTQGNLTQTGNPLDLAINGNGFFQITLPDGTTAYTRDGSFQINSQGQVVTASGYTVAPAITIPANTLSITVSPDGIISVQQAGNPTPVQVGQLQLASFINPAGLQSMGENLYLETAASGAPSTNTPGTNGLGVLNQGYLETSNVNVSEELVKMIEAQRAFELNSRAISASDQMLQRLAQL, from the coding sequence ATGATTCGCTCCCTGTGGATTGCCAAGACCGGACTGGATGCCCAGCAGATGAACATCGACGTGGTGGCCAACAATTTGGCCAACGTGAGCACCACGGGCTTCAAACGCAGCCGTGCAGTGTTCGAGGATCTGCTCTACCAGACGCTGCGCCAGCCAGGCGCGAAATCGTCCCAGCAGTCCGAGATTCCATCGGGTCTGCAGCTGGGCACGGGTGTGCGGCCCATCGCTACCGAACGCATCTTCACCCAAGGCAATCTCACCCAGACCGGCAACCCTCTGGATCTGGCCATCAATGGCAATGGCTTCTTTCAGATCACCCTGCCCGATGGCACCACCGCCTACACCCGTGATGGCTCGTTCCAGATCAACAGCCAAGGCCAGGTGGTCACTGCCAGTGGCTACACGGTGGCGCCCGCCATCACCATTCCCGCCAACACCTTGAGCATCACCGTGAGTCCGGACGGGATCATCTCGGTACAGCAGGCGGGCAACCCCACCCCGGTGCAGGTGGGGCAATTGCAACTGGCGAGCTTCATCAATCCCGCGGGCCTGCAGAGCATGGGCGAAAACCTTTATCTGGAAACCGCCGCCTCCGGCGCGCCCTCTACCAATACGCCGGGCACCAATGGGCTGGGTGTGCTCAACCAGGGCTACCTGGAGACCTCCAACGTGAATGTCTCCGAGGAACTGGTGAAGATGATCGAGGCTCAGCGCGCCTTCGAGCTCAACTCCCGCGCGATCAGCGCATCCGACCAGATGCTCCAACGTCTGGCCCAGCTGTAA
- the flgF gene encoding flagellar basal-body rod protein FlgF: MDRLIYVAMTGARNVLAQQATNSHNLANLNTSGFRAQLDSFRAVPVVGALLPTRTYAVDATVGTDFRPGVVHTTGRPLDVAIHGRGWIAVQAPDGSEAYTRNGSLKLNANGVLQTRDGFNVLSDAGPITVPPDTELTIAKDGTLSTVPGTNQKNQITEVGRIKLVNPPETELVRGEDGLFRLANGGRAPADDGVVLHTGALETSNVNPAEVLVNLISLQRQFDLQMKLIQNAEQNAAKAAALLNLNG, encoded by the coding sequence ATGGACCGTCTCATTTACGTCGCCATGACCGGCGCCCGCAACGTGCTGGCGCAGCAGGCCACCAACAGCCACAACCTGGCCAATCTCAATACCAGCGGCTTCCGCGCCCAGCTCGACAGTTTCCGCGCCGTACCGGTAGTCGGCGCACTGCTGCCCACGCGCACCTATGCCGTGGATGCGACGGTGGGCACGGATTTCCGGCCAGGCGTAGTGCATACCACCGGCCGCCCCTTGGATGTGGCCATCCATGGTCGCGGCTGGATTGCGGTGCAGGCGCCCGATGGCAGCGAGGCCTACACCCGCAATGGCAGCCTAAAGCTCAATGCCAATGGCGTGCTGCAGACACGCGATGGTTTCAATGTGCTGTCGGATGCAGGCCCGATCACAGTGCCGCCAGATACCGAGCTCACCATCGCCAAGGATGGCACGCTGTCCACCGTGCCTGGCACCAACCAGAAAAACCAGATCACGGAAGTGGGCCGCATCAAGCTGGTGAACCCGCCCGAAACAGAGCTCGTGCGCGGCGAGGACGGTCTGTTCCGGCTCGCCAACGGAGGGCGCGCACCCGCCGACGATGGCGTGGTGCTACACACCGGCGCGTTGGAGACCAGCAACGTAAATCCGGCGGAAGTGCTGGTGAATCTGATCTCCCTGCAGCGCCAGTTCGACCTGCAGATGAAGCTGATCCAGAACGCCGAACAAAATGCCGCCAAGGCCGCCGCCCTTCTCAACCTGAACGGATGA
- the flgE gene encoding flagellar hook protein FlgE, with the protein MSFQQGLSGLNAAAKNLDVIGNNVANSSTVGFKASQAQFADVYAASLAGATGLAAGIGTKVATIATQFTQGNISVTNNPLDIAINGKGFFRVDQQGTIFYTRNGQFQLNKDGYIVTAAGENLTGYAANANGQILPGALVNLQLSQADIAPSPTAKANVLVNLDSRQTTPTAAFNYLDPITYNSSTSMTVYDSLGNAQTYTFYFRKTAGNTWAVYSSLTNPSGTTTLQNGGSPITTLGYNTSGVLTSGAVVTANVPAIDLGTGAAALSFQLDFTGSTQFGSPFSVNAITQDGYTSGRLTGFAIDDNGIIQARYSNGQNKAQGQIVLANFTNPQGLQPLGNTLFAETATSGQPLVGAPGSGALGVLQSSATEDSTVDLTAELVNMITAQRVYQANAQTIKTQDAVLQTLVNLR; encoded by the coding sequence ATGAGCTTCCAGCAGGGTCTATCCGGTCTCAATGCCGCCGCCAAGAATCTCGACGTGATTGGCAACAACGTGGCCAACTCCTCCACCGTGGGCTTCAAAGCTTCCCAGGCGCAGTTCGCCGATGTCTATGCCGCTTCCCTCGCGGGCGCGACGGGCCTGGCCGCAGGCATCGGCACCAAGGTGGCCACCATCGCCACCCAGTTCACCCAGGGCAACATCAGCGTCACCAACAATCCCCTGGACATCGCCATCAACGGCAAAGGCTTCTTCCGCGTCGACCAGCAGGGAACCATCTTCTACACCCGCAACGGGCAGTTCCAACTAAACAAGGACGGCTACATCGTCACTGCCGCCGGCGAGAATCTCACCGGCTACGCCGCCAATGCCAATGGCCAGATCCTGCCGGGCGCGCTGGTGAACCTGCAGCTCTCTCAGGCAGACATCGCGCCCTCGCCCACTGCCAAGGCCAACGTGCTGGTCAACCTCGATTCACGCCAGACCACGCCCACGGCGGCCTTCAACTACCTCGACCCCATCACCTACAACAGCTCCACATCTATGACGGTGTACGATAGCTTGGGGAATGCCCAGACCTACACGTTCTACTTTCGCAAGACCGCGGGCAACACCTGGGCCGTCTATAGCAGCCTGACCAACCCCTCTGGCACCACCACGTTGCAGAACGGGGGCAGCCCCATCACCACGCTGGGCTACAACACCTCCGGCGTGCTGACGAGCGGCGCGGTGGTCACCGCCAATGTCCCGGCGATCGATCTGGGAACGGGCGCTGCCGCGCTTTCTTTCCAACTGGATTTCACCGGCTCCACCCAGTTCGGTAGCCCCTTCTCGGTGAACGCCATTACCCAGGACGGCTATACCTCGGGCCGGCTGACGGGTTTTGCCATCGACGACAATGGCATCATCCAGGCTCGCTATTCCAACGGCCAGAACAAAGCGCAGGGCCAGATCGTGCTGGCCAATTTCACCAACCCACAGGGCCTGCAGCCGTTGGGCAACACCTTGTTCGCCGAGACGGCGACGTCCGGCCAGCCCCTGGTGGGTGCCCCGGGCAGTGGCGCGCTGGGTGTGCTCCAGTCTTCTGCCACCGAGGATTCCACGGTGGATCTCACGGCGGAGCTGGTGAACATGATCACCGCCCAGCGGGTGTATCAGGCCAATGCCCAGACCATCAAGACCCAGGACGCGGTGTTGCAAACCCTGGTGAACCTGCGTTAA
- a CDS encoding flagellar hook assembly protein FlgD — protein MTTAVSPVTASSSQTARSADAVAASEDRFLKLLVAQMKNQDPLNPLDNAQVTSQMAQLSTVTGINKLADLVQSIAGALTQAQSLQAAGMIGRGVLTEGSTLLLRDGVGLAGFELSAPADQVLVVIKDAAGQLVHSANLGAQPAGVNVFQWDGVRDDGQPAASGTYRFEVKARANGQVVTVTPLSHGTVASVSLNRGQVELNLLDLGAVTLSQIKQVM, from the coding sequence ATGACCACCGCCGTCTCCCCCGTCACCGCCAGCAGCAGCCAGACTGCGCGCTCAGCCGATGCCGTGGCCGCCAGCGAAGATCGCTTTCTCAAGCTGCTAGTGGCGCAGATGAAGAACCAAGACCCCTTGAACCCCTTGGACAACGCCCAGGTGACGAGCCAGATGGCACAACTTTCCACCGTCACCGGCATCAACAAGCTGGCGGACCTGGTGCAAAGCATCGCGGGTGCGCTCACTCAGGCGCAGTCCCTGCAAGCCGCCGGCATGATCGGCCGCGGCGTGCTCACCGAGGGGAGCACGCTGTTGCTGCGCGATGGTGTGGGGCTGGCAGGCTTCGAGCTTTCGGCCCCCGCCGATCAGGTGCTGGTGGTGATCAAGGACGCCGCCGGTCAGTTGGTCCATAGCGCCAACCTGGGCGCGCAGCCAGCCGGCGTGAACGTGTTTCAGTGGGATGGTGTGCGCGATGACGGGCAACCCGCCGCCAGCGGCACCTATCGCTTCGAGGTTAAGGCACGTGCCAATGGCCAGGTCGTAACAGTCACGCCGCTGTCCCATGGCACCGTGGCCAGCGTGAGCCTGAACCGCGGGCAGGTGGAACTGAATCTTCTCGATCTGGGCGCAGTGACGCTGTCCCAGATCAAACAGGTCATGTAA
- the flgC gene encoding flagellar basal body rod protein FlgC, with the protein MSLFNVFHIAASALTAQSQRLNVVASNLANAESATSVNGGPYRAKQVVFEAIPMSGGSVQAGLGVAVREVVDDPSPLRRVYDPRHPAADKDGYVTYPNVNVVDEMVNMISASRSYQNNVDVMNTTKAMMLKLLTLGQ; encoded by the coding sequence ATGTCCCTGTTCAACGTGTTCCACATTGCCGCCAGCGCGCTGACCGCCCAGTCTCAGCGCCTGAACGTGGTGGCCAGCAATCTGGCCAACGCCGAGAGCGCCACCAGCGTCAACGGCGGCCCCTACCGCGCCAAACAGGTCGTATTTGAAGCCATTCCCATGAGTGGGGGCAGCGTGCAGGCCGGATTAGGCGTGGCGGTGCGCGAGGTGGTGGACGATCCTTCCCCCCTGCGTCGCGTGTATGACCCGCGCCATCCCGCAGCGGACAAGGACGGTTACGTCACCTACCCCAATGTGAACGTGGTGGACGAGATGGTGAACATGATCTCCGCCTCTCGCTCGTACCAAAACAACGTGGATGTGATGAACACCACCAAAGCCATGATGCTCAAGCTGCTGACCCTGGGTCAGTGA
- the flgB gene encoding flagellar basal body rod protein FlgB, with protein MMVDKLDRLFEGHAAALKLASFRQQLLASNIANADTPHYKAMDIDFAAELKRVIDGGAAAGSLVTTHPRHLPGNSANPLGAQVRYRSDVQGNIDGNTVDMDRERAQFAENALRYEAIVRVLNTQIQHMKAALRTQ; from the coding sequence ATGATGGTGGACAAACTGGATCGTCTGTTCGAAGGCCACGCCGCGGCACTGAAGCTCGCGAGCTTCCGACAGCAGCTTTTGGCCTCCAATATCGCCAACGCCGACACACCCCACTACAAGGCCATGGACATCGACTTCGCGGCGGAGTTGAAGCGGGTCATAGACGGCGGTGCTGCAGCCGGCAGCCTGGTCACTACACATCCGCGCCATCTACCTGGCAACAGCGCCAACCCTTTGGGCGCCCAGGTGCGCTACCGCAGTGACGTCCAAGGCAATATCGACGGCAACACCGTGGACATGGACCGGGAGCGCGCCCAGTTCGCCGAGAACGCACTGCGCTATGAAGCCATCGTGCGCGTGCTCAACACTCAGATCCAGCACATGAAAGCGGCGCTGCGCACCCAGTAA
- a CDS encoding GGDEF domain-containing protein, which translates to MPPASNPTELARETLKQLAARRIAPTPENYQRIYRELAGTAPETAAAEGVEENLARILESLGSQLPAQAPRLRQLAQAVEARDWETFGSTLGSLVKPQEEAPANWAEIIRELIRQWDLKQLGLTTPRKKEALERVLINFGRNPTVLAQKLAALTRVWAEGASGPSDIKLAPPIPEVPIDRRGAPINVPLVEELPALLAELLAQALREGVLPRLGHVPRLAAQAERLAEQARNARTPEDFAILSQALRQFWIQLELQTEAEAGVLDGLMRLLRLVIENISELLLDDQWLRGQLTVVQDIISRPLNARVIADAEKRFKEVIFKQGTLKHSLNEAKTTLKNLVTVFIERITEMSESTGGYRKKIERYTEILSGTEDLPTLNQILQDILADTRSMHLDMVRSHDELVAARQQVEAAEARIKQLEAELGEISELVYQDYLTGTLNRRGLEDAFEREFARAERHGLPVSIALLDVDHFKRLNDTYGHEAGDQALVHLAKVVKDILRPTDVVARYGGEEFVIILPDTTAEDAVKIMTRLQRNLTKHFFLHDNQRILITFSAGVAQREGRESAESMIARADEALYRAKQAGRNRVFLAKPLQSSAG; encoded by the coding sequence ATGCCCCCAGCCAGCAACCCCACCGAACTCGCGCGCGAAACATTGAAACAACTCGCAGCGCGGCGCATCGCTCCCACACCCGAAAACTACCAGCGCATCTACCGCGAACTGGCAGGCACGGCCCCCGAAACGGCGGCAGCGGAAGGGGTGGAGGAAAATCTGGCGCGGATACTGGAAAGCCTGGGCAGCCAGCTTCCCGCTCAGGCGCCACGCCTGCGCCAACTCGCCCAGGCGGTGGAAGCGCGCGACTGGGAAACCTTCGGCAGCACGCTGGGAAGCCTGGTCAAACCCCAGGAAGAGGCACCAGCCAACTGGGCGGAGATCATTCGCGAGTTGATTCGCCAGTGGGATTTGAAACAGTTGGGTCTGACCACGCCGCGCAAGAAGGAAGCACTTGAACGGGTGCTCATCAATTTCGGGCGCAATCCCACAGTCCTCGCGCAAAAGCTCGCTGCGCTCACGCGGGTCTGGGCAGAAGGGGCCAGTGGCCCCTCCGACATCAAGCTGGCCCCGCCTATCCCGGAAGTTCCCATCGATCGCCGCGGCGCGCCGATTAACGTCCCGCTAGTGGAAGAGCTGCCCGCCCTGCTGGCGGAGCTCTTGGCCCAGGCGCTGCGAGAGGGTGTGCTGCCGCGCCTCGGCCATGTGCCCAGGTTGGCGGCACAAGCCGAGCGTCTCGCCGAACAGGCACGCAACGCCCGCACACCCGAGGACTTCGCCATCCTCTCCCAAGCCCTGCGTCAGTTCTGGATCCAACTGGAACTGCAGACCGAGGCCGAGGCGGGCGTGCTGGATGGCCTGATGCGTTTGCTTAGGCTAGTGATCGAAAACATCAGCGAGCTTTTGCTGGACGATCAATGGTTGCGCGGCCAGCTCACCGTGGTCCAGGACATCATCAGCCGCCCGCTTAACGCACGGGTGATCGCCGATGCGGAAAAGCGCTTCAAGGAAGTGATCTTCAAGCAGGGCACTCTCAAACATAGCCTGAACGAGGCGAAGACCACGCTCAAGAATCTGGTGACGGTATTCATCGAGCGCATCACTGAAATGTCGGAGAGCACTGGTGGTTATCGCAAGAAAATCGAGCGTTACACGGAAATCCTCAGTGGCACCGAGGACCTGCCTACCCTGAACCAGATCCTGCAAGACATCCTGGCCGACACGCGCAGCATGCATCTGGACATGGTGCGCTCCCACGACGAATTGGTCGCCGCCCGGCAACAAGTGGAAGCGGCCGAGGCACGCATCAAACAACTCGAAGCGGAGCTAGGCGAGATCTCGGAACTGGTGTACCAGGACTATCTCACCGGCACGCTCAACCGGCGTGGCTTGGAGGATGCCTTCGAGCGGGAATTCGCCCGTGCCGAGCGGCACGGCTTACCCGTTTCCATCGCCCTATTGGACGTGGACCACTTCAAGCGCTTGAACGACACCTATGGCCACGAGGCGGGCGACCAGGCGCTCGTCCACCTGGCCAAGGTAGTGAAGGACATCCTGCGTCCCACCGATGTGGTCGCGCGCTATGGCGGCGAGGAATTCGTCATCATCCTGCCGGACACCACGGCAGAAGACGCAGTCAAGATCATGACCCGCCTACAGCGCAACCTCACCAAGCATTTCTTCCTCCACGACAACCAGCGCATCCTCATCACCTTCAGCGCCGGCGTGGCCCAGCGGGAAGGGCGTGAAAGCGCAGAATCCATGATCGCGCGCGCCGACGAAGCCCTCTACCGCGCCAAACAGGCCGGCCGCAATCGCGTCTTTCTCGCCAAACCGCTGCAAAGTTCTGCCGGCTGA
- the flgA gene encoding flagellar basal body P-ring formation chaperone FlgA, which yields MTRATLARLRRSIQLGLMLLPAFSALAAPDTLRREVERFAYQQLAGQAGEIRVEVGSVDPGLRLPACQRLQVFLPPGVRLWGSVNVGVRCAAGANWTVYVPVTVRVQLPVVTAARPLPAGRQLTREDLVVQTQEVTELPSGLLTDPAQAVGQTLNVGLLPGYPLRQDMLRAPLVIRQGQIVKLIAQGSGFSVSAEGRALNNASAGQSVQVRTASGQTVSGVARPDGSVEVSY from the coding sequence ATGACGCGCGCAACTTTAGCGCGCCTGCGGCGCTCAATCCAGCTTGGACTGATGCTGCTGCCGGCATTCAGCGCGCTCGCCGCGCCGGATACCCTGCGCCGTGAGGTGGAGCGGTTCGCATACCAGCAGCTTGCAGGGCAAGCGGGCGAAATCCGGGTCGAGGTCGGAAGCGTCGATCCGGGGCTTCGTCTTCCTGCCTGCCAGCGCCTGCAAGTGTTCTTGCCCCCCGGAGTGCGTCTATGGGGCAGCGTAAATGTGGGTGTGCGCTGTGCCGCCGGGGCGAACTGGACGGTTTACGTACCGGTCACCGTGCGCGTGCAGTTGCCAGTGGTGACGGCCGCCCGCCCGCTGCCCGCCGGGCGCCAGCTCACTCGCGAAGACCTGGTGGTACAGACACAGGAGGTGACCGAGTTGCCAAGTGGGCTGCTCACCGATCCTGCCCAGGCGGTGGGCCAGACCCTGAACGTAGGCTTGCTGCCGGGCTATCCCCTGCGCCAGGACATGCTACGTGCGCCGCTGGTGATCCGTCAGGGGCAGATCGTGAAGCTCATCGCCCAAGGAAGCGGCTTTAGCGTGAGTGCGGAAGGACGGGCCCTCAACAATGCCAGCGCGGGTCAGAGTGTACAGGTCCGCACCGCCTCGGGCCAGACAGTGAGCGGGGTGGCGCGCCCCGATGGGAGTGTCGAGGTCAGTTACTGA
- the flgM gene encoding flagellar biosynthesis anti-sigma factor FlgM yields the protein MKIDNSSKPVGKTQATQAPAKKAGAGRANRPATSSAASEKVDINPLSSQLQALESELERVEVVDTARVEAIKRAISEGRFKVNPDAIADRLIATVKEMVLSRKG from the coding sequence TTGAAAATTGACAACTCCTCCAAGCCGGTGGGCAAGACCCAGGCCACCCAGGCCCCGGCGAAGAAAGCCGGGGCAGGTCGTGCCAACCGCCCAGCCACCTCGTCCGCTGCGTCGGAAAAGGTGGACATCAATCCCCTATCCTCGCAATTGCAGGCCTTGGAAAGCGAGCTCGAGCGGGTCGAGGTGGTGGACACCGCCCGCGTCGAGGCCATCAAGCGGGCCATCAGCGAGGGACGCTTCAAGGTCAATCCGGATGCGATCGCCGATCGCCTGATTGCCACCGTCAAGGAGATGGTGTTAAGCCGCAAGGGCTAG
- a CDS encoding flagella synthesis protein FlgN, with product MTQDSALQHFEALTAALQAEQIAYQTLHALLREEQAALSTGDADGLMALAQRKSAQVAHLAQLAEARNRQLVNLTGQPDQAGIAAWCDRFDPADRSGVRRLWHALLEVARAARALNEENGALIQARLQHNQQALAVLHGAAQDVAHAYGPDGQPCPGPAGRPLGKA from the coding sequence ATGACACAGGATTCCGCCTTGCAACATTTCGAGGCCCTGACCGCCGCGCTGCAGGCGGAGCAGATCGCTTACCAGACCCTGCACGCCTTGCTCCGTGAAGAACAGGCCGCCCTGTCAACGGGCGATGCAGACGGGCTGATGGCACTCGCCCAACGCAAATCGGCGCAGGTGGCTCATCTGGCGCAACTGGCCGAGGCGCGCAACCGCCAGTTGGTGAACCTAACGGGGCAGCCCGATCAGGCGGGCATCGCAGCCTGGTGTGATCGTTTCGATCCGGCGGACAGAAGCGGTGTGCGCAGGCTCTGGCACGCATTGCTGGAAGTCGCGCGCGCGGCGCGTGCCCTAAACGAGGAGAACGGTGCGCTGATCCAGGCGCGCCTGCAACACAACCAGCAGGCCCTGGCGGTACTGCACGGCGCCGCGCAAGATGTGGCGCACGCCTACGGCCCGGATGGGCAACCCTGTCCTGGCCCCGCGGGTCGGCCCTTGGGCAAGGCCTAG
- the motD gene encoding flagellar motor protein MotD encodes MSPRMRRKRHEDHENHERWLVSYADFITLLFAFFVVMYAISSINEGKYRVLSDALINAFRNAPSSINPVEFEARLSPGTGTQPIKAAPVKRPDSEPDPRLRKQTENMKRIAQDLLQVMAPLIKEGQVRVTQSQRGVTIEINAAVLFPPGSATLQGEPVKVLAAVAKLLAQVPNKIQVEGHTDDSPINTALYPSNWELSTARAASVVRLFEANGVSPDRLVAVGYADNRPLAPNTDEQNRARNRRVTLLVIAETPEKVKDIPIAGVLDNRNGK; translated from the coding sequence ATGAGCCCCCGCATGCGGCGCAAACGCCACGAAGACCACGAGAATCACGAGCGCTGGCTCGTCTCCTACGCGGACTTCATCACCCTGTTGTTTGCCTTCTTCGTCGTGATGTATGCCATCTCCTCCATCAATGAAGGCAAATACCGGGTGCTCTCGGATGCCCTCATCAACGCCTTCCGCAATGCGCCGTCCTCGATCAACCCCGTGGAATTCGAAGCCCGGCTCTCCCCAGGAACCGGCACCCAGCCGATCAAGGCGGCGCCGGTGAAAAGACCCGACAGCGAGCCGGACCCACGCCTGCGCAAGCAGACCGAGAACATGAAAAGAATCGCCCAGGATTTGCTGCAGGTCATGGCGCCACTCATTAAAGAAGGCCAGGTGCGCGTCACCCAAAGCCAGCGGGGCGTCACCATCGAGATCAACGCGGCGGTATTGTTTCCACCGGGTTCCGCCACCCTCCAGGGCGAACCCGTGAAGGTACTCGCGGCGGTCGCGAAATTGCTCGCCCAGGTGCCCAACAAGATCCAGGTGGAGGGCCATACCGACGACAGCCCCATCAACACCGCCCTTTACCCCTCCAACTGGGAGCTGTCCACCGCGCGCGCCGCTAGCGTGGTGCGCCTGTTTGAAGCCAATGGCGTGAGTCCCGACCGGCTGGTGGCGGTGGGCTATGCCGACAACCGGCCGCTGGCACCCAACACGGACGAACAGAACCGGGCCCGCAACCGGCGCGTGACGCTGCTTGTGATCGCGGAAACGCCGGAGAAAGTGAAAGACATTCCAATAGCGGGCGTGCTAGACAACCGCAACGGGAAATGA
- a CDS encoding flagellar motor protein: MDFISLIGILLALAAVLGGQILEGGHVGSLMQITAFVIVIGGTAGAVMLQSSLPTFLRGMRMVKWVFVPPPLNAEPLIQNITQWSSTARKGGLLALEPLIDDVTDPFTKKGLQMLVDGAEPETLRDTLQVEIDAYEDQQRQAARVWESAGGYAPTIGILGAVLGLIHVMENLSDPSKLGGGIAVAFVATVYGVGSANLLFLPIANKLKSLIAREITLRHMLVEGLISVANGENPRLIERKLRGYLA, from the coding sequence ATGGATTTCATCAGCCTGATCGGTATCCTGCTCGCCCTGGCCGCCGTCCTCGGCGGCCAGATCCTGGAAGGCGGCCATGTCGGCTCGCTCATGCAAATCACGGCCTTCGTCATCGTCATTGGCGGCACGGCGGGCGCAGTCATGCTGCAAAGCAGTTTGCCCACTTTTCTGCGCGGTATGCGCATGGTGAAGTGGGTATTCGTGCCACCACCTCTCAACGCCGAGCCCTTGATACAGAACATCACCCAATGGAGCAGCACCGCGCGCAAGGGCGGCCTGCTCGCCCTGGAACCCCTGATCGACGACGTGACGGATCCCTTCACCAAGAAAGGGCTGCAGATGCTGGTGGATGGTGCCGAGCCGGAGACTCTGCGCGACACGCTCCAGGTGGAGATCGACGCCTACGAGGACCAGCAGCGCCAGGCTGCGCGCGTATGGGAATCCGCGGGCGGTTACGCCCCCACCATCGGCATCCTGGGTGCGGTGCTGGGGCTCATCCACGTCATGGAAAACCTTTCCGATCCCTCCAAGCTTGGCGGCGGCATCGCCGTCGCCTTCGTGGCTACGGTCTATGGCGTGGGTTCTGCCAATTTGCTGTTCCTGCCCATCGCCAACAAGCTCAAAAGCCTCATCGCCCGCGAGATCACCCTGCGCCACATGCTGGTGGAAGGACTCATCTCAGTGGCCAACGGCGAAAATCCCCGCCTCATCGAGCGCAAGCTACGGGGCTACCTGGCCTGA